A part of Hippopotamus amphibius kiboko isolate mHipAmp2 chromosome 16, mHipAmp2.hap2, whole genome shotgun sequence genomic DNA contains:
- the SELENOW gene encoding selenoprotein W isoform X1, which produces MLRSGVMAVTVRVVYCGAUGYKPKYLQLKKKLEDEFPGRLDICGEGTPQVTGFFEVFVAGKLVHSKKGGDGYVDTESKFLKLVAAIKAALAQA; this is translated from the exons ATGCTGCGGTCCGGAGTCATGGCAGTCACCGTCCGAGTCGTTTATTG TGGCGCTTGAGGCTACAAACCCAAG TATCTTCAGCTCAAGAAGAAGTTAGAAGATGAGTTTCCTGGACGCCTGGACATC tgcGGCGAGGGGACTCCCCAGGTCACCGGTTTCTTTGAAGTGTTTGTAGCTGGGAAGTTGGTTCACTCCAAGAAG GGAGGCGATGGCTACGTGGACACGGAGAGCAAGTTTCTGAAACTGGTGGCCGCCATCAAAGCCGCTTTGGCTCAGGCCTGA
- the SELENOW gene encoding selenoprotein W isoform X2, with translation MSSGGFERLSGAUGYKPKYLQLKKKLEDEFPGRLDICGEGTPQVTGFFEVFVAGKLVHSKKGGDGYVDTESKFLKLVAAIKAALAQA, from the exons ATGTCCAGTGGGGGTTTTGAAAGGCTCAG TGGCGCTTGAGGCTACAAACCCAAG TATCTTCAGCTCAAGAAGAAGTTAGAAGATGAGTTTCCTGGACGCCTGGACATC tgcGGCGAGGGGACTCCCCAGGTCACCGGTTTCTTTGAAGTGTTTGTAGCTGGGAAGTTGGTTCACTCCAAGAAG GGAGGCGATGGCTACGTGGACACGGAGAGCAAGTTTCTGAAACTGGTGGCCGCCATCAAAGCCGCTTTGGCTCAGGCCTGA